The following are from one region of the Maribacter aquivivus genome:
- a CDS encoding glyoxalase has product MMDRTQKLQSIRPTIASAKIMPNMSEDERFQNETLRPILKLQNDLLLASFQNYIKKMKNSFYELKIEKRIDYIAKSIQKDIKFRNSLKGMIIGQFTVEEYDIYIKNSSALNKRMMNMVVKRIQDQIQYFDKYELVK; this is encoded by the coding sequence TTGATGGACAGGACACAGAAACTACAATCAATAAGACCAACAATTGCCTCTGCCAAAATAATGCCCAACATGAGCGAAGACGAACGATTTCAGAATGAAACGTTACGCCCAATTCTTAAACTTCAAAATGATTTACTTCTCGCTTCTTTTCAGAATTATATCAAAAAAATGAAGAATAGTTTTTATGAGTTAAAGATTGAAAAACGTATAGATTACATCGCGAAATCAATTCAAAAAGATATTAAATTCAGAAACTCCCTTAAGGGAATGATCATAGGTCAATTTACAGTTGAAGAATATGATATTTATATCAAAAACTCTTCAGCACTAAATAAGAGAATGATGAATATGGTCGTAAAAAGAATTCAAGATCAAATTCAGTACTTTGATAAATACGAATTAGTCAAGTAA